The Dioscorea cayenensis subsp. rotundata cultivar TDr96_F1 chromosome 7, TDr96_F1_v2_PseudoChromosome.rev07_lg8_w22 25.fasta, whole genome shotgun sequence genome includes a region encoding these proteins:
- the LOC120264610 gene encoding adenine/guanine permease AZG1-like, whose product MDLPRTTTTTTKPSHLTRLNAFMAKSFIGRRFKLTQRQTTFTTELRAGTTTFLTMAYILAINASILSDSGATCSISDCTHPSPTCKFPPVDPGYSSCISTARRDLIVATAASSAIGSLLMALFANLPLALAPGMGTNAYFAYSVVGFHGSGNLPYRTALAVIFLEGLIFLLISAIGLRGKLTSLIPNPIRISSSAAIGLFLAFIGLQPNQGIGLIGFSPSTILGLAACPVSDRASLSPVLTFSNGTTVLLPNSTVSSPIFCLHHRMLSPTFWLAAVGFLIISLCLIKHIKGAIIYGVLFVTFISWFRNTSVTTFPNTPSGDDAFNYFKKVVDVHKIQSTAGALRFSGITKPFFWEALLSFLYVDILDTTGTLYSMANFAGFVADDGSFEGQYFAFMSDATAIIIGSLLGTSPVTTFLESSTGIREGGRTGLTAMTVAGYFMLAFFFTPLLASIPPWAVGPPLVLVGVMMMKSVKEIEWGDMKEAIPAFMTLILTPLTYSIAYGLIAGIGTYVVLHAWDWAIVAWRWLVMKRKMKKRVENTVASGANNHSDKTLDI is encoded by the coding sequence ATGGATCTCCCTagaaccaccaccaccaccaccaaaccATCTCACCTTACTCGCCTCAATGCCTTCATGGCCAAATCCTTCATCGGTCGGAGATTCAAACTAACCCAACGACAAACAACCTTCACAACCGAGCTCCGTGCCGGCACCACCACCTTTCTTACCATGGCCTACATCCTCGCCATCAACGCTTCAATCCTCTCCGATTCCGGCGCCACCTGCTCCATCTCCGACTGCACTCACCCTTCTCCAACCTGCAAGTTCCCTCCTGTCGACCCAGGCTACTCTTCCTGCATCTCCACCGCTCGCCGTGACCTCATCGTCGCCACCGCCGCCTCCTCCGCCATTGGCTCTTTACTCATGGCTCTCTTCGCCAACCTCCCTCTCGCTCTCGCCCCCGGTATGGGCACCAACGCCTACTTCGCTTACTCCGTAGTCGGCTTCCACGGCTCCGGCAACCTCCCTTACCGCACCGCCCTCGCCGTCATCTTCCTCGAAGGTCTTATCTTTCTTCTAATCTCCGCCATCGGCCTTCGTGGTAAACTCACTTCACTCATACCAAATCCAATCCGCATCTCCTCCTCCGCCGCCATCGGCCTTTTCCTCGCCTTCATCGGCCTTCAACCCAATCAAGGCATAGGTCTCATCGGCTTCTCTCCATCCACAATTTTAGGTCTCGCTGCTTGCCCAGTCTCCGACCGTGCCTCCCTTTCCCCAGTCCTCACCTTCTCCAACGGCACCACCGTTCTCCTCCCCAACTCCACCGTCTCCTCCCCCATCTTCTGTCTCCACCACCGCATGCTCAGCCCCACCTTCTGGCTCGCCGCCGTTGGCTTCCTCATTATCTCCTTATGCCTTATCAAACACATCAAGGGAGCCATCATCTACGGCGTTCTCTTCGTCACTTTCATCTCCTGGTTCCGCAACACCTCAGTCACCACCTTCCCTAACACTCCCTCCGGCGACGATGCTTTTAACTATTTCAAAAAAGTCGTCGACGTTCACAAAATCCAGTCCACCGCCGGCGCTCTCCGTTTCTCAGGCATAACCAAACCATTCTTCTGGGAAgctcttctctcttttctctacGTAGACATTCTTGACACCACCGGCACTTTATACTCCATGGCTAACTTCGCCGGCTTTGTTGCCGATGATGGTAGCTTTGAAGGCCAGTATTTTGCATTCATGTCTGATGCTACTGCAATTATCATCGGCTCTTTACTTGGTACCTCGCCGGTGACTACGTTTCTTGAGTCTTCAACCGGGATTAGAGAAGGTGGGAGGACAGGGTTGACGGCGATGACGGTGGCCGGGTATTTCATGCTGGCTTTCTTCTTCACTCCATTGCTAGCTTCGATACCGCCGTGGGCAGTAGGACCACCGTTGGTGCTCGTCggagtgatgatgatgaagtcAGTGAAGGAGATAGAGTGGGGAGACATGAAGGAAGCTATACCGGCGTTTATGACACTGATTCTGACGCCATTGACGTACTCGATTGCTTATGGACTCATCGCCGGCATCGGAACTTACGTCGTCTTGCATGCATGGGACTGGGCGATCGTCGCATGGCGGTGGTTGGTgatgaagaggaagatgaagaagagggtGGAAAACACTGTTGCTAGCGGAGCCAATAATCATAGTGATAAAACACTTGACATTTGA